The genomic stretch GACAGCCCCCGCGCTGCTGGCGACCCTAAGGTGACAATCCCAGGCTGGGGACCCCGCTGTATCACACGTTTGCAGTGCTTTTCTGGTGATGCGGACCCGTCTGTGCCCCCCCTGCCGCCGCCCAGGGACAGCTGAGTCACCCCTTGTCACGGGAAGGCCCCCTCATGCCAACCAGGCACTCCACTGTGCCATCTCCAGTTGCTGCTGGAGACCCCTCTGTCCCACCACCCCTGCTTGGTTATGGGCAGGGACCTCTGCCACTCCCCTGCTGCTgatggggaccctgctgtgcccccctaTTGCTACTGCCAACTAAGGACAGCAacccctctgtgccacccccaggctgtgccccctaTTTCCACTATTATCTAAAACTGGACTTCCCCTTCATCACCCCTGGGCCGGGGacccccctctgccacccccaggcTGGGGCCACTGTTACTGTGCAGGATACCCCATCTAGGCCACCACTGTGCCCAGGAACCAGCAGCACTGAGCCCCAGATCCTccaggacagggtggggacactcACAGGAGACCAACCCCCCTAAAAACCACCCTGAGCCGGCACAGGGACAATACCAGTGTCCCCACTCGCCCCAGGGGACGGCTGCCAGGGCCCCGCTGTGCTGAATCCCGCCGTAAAAGGAGGCTCAGCCACCCTGCATGGCCCTAATCCAGGGAAGGGAGCACATCTCCCTGCATCCCACACCCGGGGCCCCCCACTGCTGACCTCGCACCTTGGCAGCTGTACCTGACACcgtggggtcacagggcagggaggaaggCAGGGCCAAGGAGCAGAGGGCACTGCTTCCCCACGAGCCACCCACGCACCCGGGACATGCGGGCACAGCCCCAAACATTTCCCGGTTGATAAATCGGTGCCAGCGCCCCACGTGTCACGGCACCCGCCCCACACGGCTGTGGCAGAGGGCAGGGGAAGGTGATTTCCATCCCCCTTGGGCAGGAGAAAGAGGCCATTAAAAACCAGAGCACTTGTTGGAGTGCTGCTATTTTGGGCCATCGCAGGGGAGGGAGGGTGCCGCGTGGTCCCCATGGCGGTGGGGAGCATCCTCGGGGTCAGGAACACCGGGAGGGGGATCCCGCAGGAGCTGCCCCCGCAGGGAGGAAGGGAGAtgaggctggagctgtgctgggagctggggagcCCCTAAGGGAGCCCCCCCTCCATGCAGCAGCAGCGACCAAGGGGGgttgggagcaggagctggcagagctcccagcactggctgagccATGGGGATGCTGcgtgctggagccaggctgggagggggAAACATCCTCGTGCAACAGGCATGtgtgtgcccacagccccgtgATAGGGGTGCAGGATCCAACCTCTGGAACCATCCGTGATAAGGAGAGGAATCCAACCTCTGGAACAAGTTTCATGCAACAGGCtcgtgcccgcagccccgggatGGGGTGCAGGGTCCAGACAAGcccctgcagagcagggcagggagggaatctagggcaggaggaggagcagggagcaggggagggaaGCTGGCTCAGCCCGGGCgctctggctgctgccgggaccgCGGGGTGGGAGCCTGGGGAACGCGGGCCCTTATTGAGAGCAAACACTGGCACAGAGCGGGGGACGTGTCCCCCGCCAAGGAGAGGCCCtggggtggcagggagctgtgcccacagccccgtgACGGAACAGGAGCAAccggcacaggctggacaagttGTCCCCACCCACAGCACCAGGAGCTTCCTGaatgcacacagcaggcagggtaAAAGCCAACACAACTTTATTCAATAAATAATTACAACATTAACAACAGGAAAGGTTTCAGGCTACAGGCTATAGCGGCTCAGCAGCTTCCTTGCTGGCTGGCTTCAGGCCCAGGTAGCGCAGcaggctctggagctcctggcaACCCAGAGCCGCCTCAGGGAGAGCCGGCAggacctggggacagcagcagcaatagtGTTTGGGTTGGTGGTGTTGCAGCCACAGCAAGGGTGAGAAATAAACTGTAAATCTCACCTCTTTTATCTTCTCCCGCATCTCCTCATGGGTCCTCAGCATTTTCTGGGTATGGTGGAACTTCATTTCCAGCCCTCGGACCTATGGTGGTGGGAAATGCCCGTCAGAGCTCTGCTCCAAACTTGGGCAGGGACGAGCCCAGAAGGGAGAGGGGACCCCTGCCCAGGTAAggagggttggaactaggtgacctttatggtcccttccaacccaaaccattctgattctATGACTGGAGCCAGGACAGCCCCTTGAGGCTCCCCATACCTGCTCCAGGTGCTTGTCAGTGAGCCGTATGTTCTCATCCTCTTTTTCCACGAGCAGCAGCCGCAGTTTATCCACCTGCAAAAGGAGCAAGCCCTGCTGAGACCCCTGTGGAGGAAAGCTCTGAAGTGGGGGACAGGGTGGGAAGAGCAAGGTCTGCAGAGGTCTCCTTGTGCATGGTGGGGTGACAGGAGGAGCCCTCAGCCCCGCAGCTCCCCGGCCTCACCTCCCGCCGCAGCATGACCCGCTCCTGGACGTAGGCAGTGTCCCCCTTGTGCTCCTtgcccctcatctcctcccacAGCACCTTGGCCTCTGTCTCTGCACGCTGGAGCAAGCGCTTCAACTCAGAGACTTCTGCTTTCAGCCTCTACAGGGGAAAAAGAGATGCTGGGAGGGGTCCTGTGCCCAGCATCCCCCCGGGGTGCTGCCCAGCCATGCCCCCCTCACCCACCATCACTTCCCCACTCTTGTCGATGAGTTGCCACATCTTCTCTTCCTGCTGTTTCACCACGTCCTGCAGCTCCTTCTCATTCTGACAGGGAGGAAGAAGCAGGGTCAGGCAGTGGCCAGCCCTGGCCACCCCCAGCACCTAGAGCGGGTTTTCTCAGGTTTGAGGAGGTCAGACAAGCCAGGAGCACCCATGGGGCATCACCAGATTCTCCATGTCCTAGATCAGCGCCCGTCCCAGTTTGGCTCTGCCCTGGGGTAAGCACTGGCCCACTTCTGGCTCACCTCAAGCTTGGTCCTCAGTGCCTTGTTCAGCTGGGCAATGGTGGCAGCCTGGGCATCCACCTTCTCCTGGCTCTCAGCTGTCGCTTTCTCCAGGCGGAGCTGCAGGTCAGAGCTGGGAGAGGACAGTGGTGGTGAGAGTGTGGGGACCACAGCCAAGAACAGTACCAGGTACCAAACCCCTCCTGGGCCCTTGGTGAGAGAAGACACCTGGTCCGGTCCAGCCCAGCCAGCTGGAAAAAGCCCATCTAGCCATGACAGGAGAGGTCTGATCCAGGGCTGGACAAGAGGCAGACTCAGGCAGGCTGCCTGCAGGAAAGGCCATGCCCAGGACAGTGATGCCCCTGCCCAACCCTTGACACAAGCCCACTCTGAACTCACATCTCTGTCTGCAGTGCCCTGAACTCGCTCTGCTCCAGTTCCTGGATGCGGGAGCTCAGCATGGCAAGGCTGGAGACCACAGCTCTCAGCTCCTTCACGCTCTCCAGCAGAGTGTCCTCAGGATCTGCAGGCAGGAAAGAGCCCAATGAGCAACACAGAGGGAACATCAACCCCAGGGCACACAAAGGAAGGTGTGCTCATCCCtctgcacagcagccctgcagcttcaGAGCAGGGTCCCAGACAGGGTGACAGCCCCAATACCTATTGCCTTTGACACAGATGCAACTTTGTCCTTGGCAACTCTACTCCCACTTCTGCTGGTTTCATTGGCGTCTATAAGAGGAGagaacagcagctgtgcccagccctgcgcATCCCCCAGCATGGGAGGGAGCAATCCCCATCCTGGGACTCCCCAAAACCCAGAGAGGGGGTGCCAGCTCACCTTTCCCTGCCACAGCTTTCAGGACGCTGCCCACGAAGGAGCTGCCAGCACGGTGTGGGGTGTGGCACGCCGGGGTGTGGAAGGCCGGGGTGCGAAATGCCGGGGTCCAGGCACGGCGCGGGGTCTGCCAGCCCGGGGTGCGGGCACCGGGGGTCCAGGCTTTGCTTCTCGATGgagcatcatcatcatccttcAGAGGGGAAGGAGAGCACAGCACCAGAGTGCAGCTTGTGACTGTCCCAGCAAGCACAGGGTCTCAAAGCCATGCTATGGAGAGCCACCAATGTGtgacacccccccccccacccggGCCATCCTGTCATGCTTGTCCCTAGCACAGGGCTCCCTACCTGCTCTTCCAGAGCAGCCTTGAGGCAGTCAGCGAGCTCCTGCAACCGCATCTTGCTCTCCATAATGTCCGTGGAGCACCAAGAAACTTTGTTCCTCTTTGTCTGCAAGTTTAGGAGCTCGGCCTTGGTGCTGTCCAGCTCCTTGCTGAGGGCAGCCTGCtcttccctgtgggatggcacCAGCCTCAGCAGGAGCAGCATTTCCCTTCCTCGATGTGGGATGGGGACATGCCTGCCTCTCACCATGAACCAGCAATAATGCACATCCCACAGATTTAGGCAGCTTCCCTCAAGATGGGATCTGCTGTCCTTCCCCATAGCCTCCTCCACCCACCTGGACCACCACACTTAACTGGTGCGGCAGTGGTCAAAATGTCCCCTCTGACACCCCAGGAAGGGCCTGATTTCCAGAAACAGAGGGGTTTGAGTGGAGCTGGTGAGTGGGGCAGTACCGCAGGTGTTGGTGGGACTccatcagctcctggtgctgcaggacaCGCTCCTGCAGCGTGGCCAGCGTGGAGTTCAGCCTGGCCTCCACCTCCAGCAGCTGCGTGCGGCACATTTGGTTCTCCTGATCCAGGAACTGTAAGAGGGTGGGGAGACACAGCTGTGAGCAGTCAAGCAGAGACCCGAAGGGGTTCATTGGGACccccagcacagaccctgccATGCCTCAGGGCACTGTTTCTAATCAGGGGCAGCTTTACCCCAGCagcccaaaccccacaaaccagTTTACTGGGGACATAGGAAAGACTGAGGGACAGCTCCATGCCTGCAGGGGAAATTTATCTCCAAGAAAACTATCTCCAAGAGCTGCCCAGCCCCCTCCCTGGGAATCCCTGCCGGGCAGGATGAAAAGCTGCGCTACGTGCGGGATGTCAACTGCCCTGACGAGCTCATCCCCCTCCGTAGGAGGGCTAATCCCACTCCTGGCCATCTGCCAGCCTTCCCAGAGAGGAGAGGCCGTGATGGGGGCCCGGCAGCGCGTGATGGCGTGGGCAAGGTCAGGCAGCTCCTACCTCCCGGCACTCGGTGGCCTcccccagctcctggcacagctcctggcgCTCCTGCTGCAGGGAGTTCCTCTCCTGAGCCAGcctgaggggatgggatgggatgggatcaggggGTGCTGTGTTTTGGGGGCCAGAGGTGGGATGGGGCTCAGGATATAAAGGCTCAAACCCACTGGGCCATCTCTTCCCACTGCTTCTCGTTCTCCTGCTGCAGTGCATCCCGCTCCTGCTCCACGCGGGCCAGATTTATCATCACAGAGTTCAGCTCTGCGAGGGACAGAGCTGTCAGccagggggacaggggcagctccagcccccacGTCTCCCACCCCTACCTTTGCCCAGGCGTGAGTTGGCCACTGTCAGCTTCTCCAGCTGAGCCTCTGTGTCCTTCAGGGTCACCAAGGTCTTCTCCAGGTGGCAGGATGCCTGTGGAGACACAGTGCTCGCTCTGGGGTGCTCTTGGGGTGCTCACCTCCCCATGGGGTGTTCTCACACCAAGGGGTGCTCCAAATCACCCCGTGCCTCAGACACCTCACAGCACTGAGAGGAGGCACCCCTGTACCTCCTCCTTGGCTTGAAGAGCTTCCTCTGCTTGTTCCCGTGCGGcagccagctcctccaggcagctctgcagcttgCCAGGCACACGCTCCAACAGGCCATgggtctgggacaccagggccCTCATCTGCTCCCGCTGGGAAGGGAGACAgcaccaggcagagctcagcatgGCACTGCCATGGCACTGTCCTGCTGTGTGATCAGGGACAGGTCATGGCAcccagggcacagagccctggcagggctgagcccccacTGGACACCCCTCACCTCCTCATCCAGGgccttcctttccttctccagaTTTTCAAAGGTGACATCTAAGAATTCTCGGAAAGACTGTGCCTCGGCAGACAGGGATGCCTGTAGGGTAGGAGGAATGAGTCAGCACTGCTGTGGTAGAAAAGCCACATTTAATGGCCATGAAGGAAGACAAGTACCAGCCCTGAGGCCAAATCTGCAGTAgcttcccagcagcagcaccagaaaACCTCTGGTGCCCCCAAGCCCATCACAGAGCATCACCCAAGCTCAGGATGTGGCAATGCCCTTGCAGCCCCAATCCAGCGTGGGTAGCTGGGGATGGCACCACACTCAGTACCTGCAGGTTGATGGCTTGGGCCAGCAGCGTACTCAGCTCTTGCTGGGAGGCCAGGCTCTGGTCACGGGCACTGATCTGGGCGCTGGCGTGGGCACAGAAAGCCTCCAGGAACAGATATCCCTGCAGAGGAGAGGATGCTGCTCCAGCCACGCTGTCACACAAGGGGAGACtcccaggagccatccctgcacCAGCCTAGGACTCCTGCTCCCAGGGGGGCACAGCCCACACCAAAAATACATCCAGAGGGCTCCATCACATGGCACTCCTTGGGATTGTCTTCCTCTGGGATGCCAGGGAGATTCTCATCCCCAGAAATGGGTGGAGATGCAGGATGCCCCACCAAAGGCATGAGGACAGCTGAGACTGCCTCGACCCCACAACAGCTGCCCCCTTACCTGATCCTTGGCTTGTAGGGCTTCATCCACTCGCTGCCTGATGGCATCCCGCTCTTCCAGGCAGCTCTGCACCTTGCTGGGAGCACTctcaggcacagcctggcactgggACACCACGGTCCTCTCCTGCTCCCGCTGTGGGAGGTGACAGCACCGTGAGACACCAGGTACAGCTGCTGTGAGTGCCAACAGGTCTCCCAGAACCCAGGGGAAAGGGGAAGCAGAGGGATGTGTGGAGCTCACCTCCTGCACCAGGGCTCCCTGCTCATCCTGCAAGCTCCGAAAAGCGGCATCCGCGAGGCCccggagcaggaggctctggctGCTCCAGGTGCTCTGGGGAAGGGACAAGGACACTGGTCTGTCTTATGGcagctggcacaggcagcaccAGGGGGATATCTGTGCCCTGTGTGGCTGAGATCTGGCACACTCATGGCCAGTGgcacccagctccagctgcagatcTCGCTCCACTCCCCACTGCCACTGCACAGCCTCTGCTTTCCCCCACAGCTCGAGGCAGCGCTGCCTTCTCCCAAGGGCATCCTCCAGAGCAGAGGGCACTTCACACCAGCCCCGCTCCACCCTGGGGCCAGCAAAAGCTGGCCAGCCATGAcacctcccctcctcctgccACGTGCACCAGGGATGTTTCCCCCACGAGGGTTCAAATCCAGCAAGACTCAGCGGGTTGATCCAGGCATGATAATGCAGGACCGGGCGCGTGATGCAGCAGCCGCGCTTTACTTCCACTCCACCAACCCAGACGGGGTCACTGCTTGCCAGGGGCACAAGGACACCGTCACGGCACcgaggctgcaggggacagggtgGCATCACCTCAGAGAGGCTCTTACCCCTTCGGGGTGGGTGGTGTCTGTCTGTGTGAGCACGTCCCTCTGTCTGGCCGGCCCCGCGCCAGGCCGCAGCCGCTGGCTCTCCTGCCAGTCACGCAGCTGCAGCGAGAGGGCCTCGATGATGATGAGggtgctctccagcctcccctccaGCTCTGCCCGTGGCAGGGTCTTCATGTGCTCCCGGGGACAGCTGAGGACAAAGAGAGGGGCTTAGGGCAAGGACAGTACCCACAGGTACCACAGCCAGGTGGGGCACGTTCTCATACTTACTGCCAGAGCAGGGAGTCTGTTTCCGCAGCGCTGTCCTTGGCACAGGGGAGGCTTCCCCTGGATGTGTTCACACTCCTGTCCCACATGTCCCGAGGGGTCATGAAGGTGCCAGTGGCCATGGAGAGCACTGGGGTCATGCTGGTGCCCGTGGCCATAGAGGGCACTGGGGTTATGCTGGTTCCAATGGCTGTGGTGGGCACTGGCGTCGTGCTGGTGCCAGCCACCgcagtgggcacaggggtcaTGCTGGTGCCAGCGACCACAGTTGGCACAGGGGTCATGCTGGTGCCAGCGACCACAGTTGGCACTGGTGTCGTGCTGGTGCCAGCCACCacagtgggcacaggggtcaTGCTGGTGCCAGCGACCACAGTTGGCACTGGTGTCGTGCCAATGCCAGCCACCacagtgggcacaggggtcaTGCTGGTGCCAGTGACCACAGTTGGCACTGGTGTCGTGCCAATGCCAGCAACCACAGTGGACACAGGTGTTGTGCTGGTGCCAGCGACCATGGTGGGCACAGGGGTTGTGCTGGTGCCAGCGACCATGGTGGGCACTGGGGTTGTGCCGGTGCCAGCGACCGTGGTGGGCACTGGGGTTGTGCTGATGCCAGTAACCACAGTGGGCACAGGGGTTATGCTGGTGCCAGCAACCACGGTTGGCACAGGGGTCGTGCTGGTGCTGGCGACTGcggtgggcacaggggtgacacTGCTGCTGGCATCCTCCTGTAGCTTGCGGAGGGGCAGGCTGTGCCACAGAGACTCCGTCAGGAGCGAGGTGTTGAGGGTCTTCTCCAGCCACACCAGTGGCAACACCCAGGACACAGCACCCAGGGTTGATTCAGGTGAGGTGACAGGGGTGACAGTGGCTTCTGACCCAGCAGGCTCCAACCCAC from Melospiza melodia melodia isolate bMelMel2 chromosome 21, bMelMel2.pri, whole genome shotgun sequence encodes the following:
- the SPAG5 gene encoding sperm-associated antigen 5, which translates into the protein MCSSIPVSSTPEPTSSAVPVSVCSSLPVPSTPVRSSSTIPVSLCSSILGSSTPECPGNTVPVSPLSSMPLASILESPGSTMCSLVLGPCALESPGSTTPGPPNIMSSVSRNPNSPGSSALPPCSSGSPGNASTASCTPGPPGTSSTPQKTPFRRWRAEPPEFSGSSAASEPPSANGSADHLHCQGTPEGAEFPTPVPPEESPPGLSPIKESGLEPAGSEATVTPVTSPESTLGAVSWVLPLVWLEKTLNTSLLTESLWHSLPLRKLQEDASSSVTPVPTAVASTSTTPVPTVVAGTSITPVPTVVTGISTTPVPTTVAGTGTTPVPTMVAGTSTTPVPTMVAGTSTTPVSTVVAGIGTTPVPTVVTGTSMTPVPTVVAGIGTTPVPTVVAGTSMTPVPTVVAGTSTTPVPTVVAGTSMTPVPTVVAGTSMTPVPTAVAGTSTTPVPTTAIGTSITPVPSMATGTSMTPVLSMATGTFMTPRDMWDRSVNTSRGSLPCAKDSAAETDSLLWHCPREHMKTLPRAELEGRLESTLIIIEALSLQLRDWQESQRLRPGAGPARQRDVLTQTDTTHPEGSTWSSQSLLLRGLADAAFRSLQDEQGALVQEREQERTVVSQCQAVPESAPSKVQSCLEERDAIRQRVDEALQAKDQGYLFLEAFCAHASAQISARDQSLASQQELSTLLAQAINLQASLSAEAQSFREFLDVTFENLEKERKALDEEREQMRALVSQTHGLLERVPGKLQSCLEELAAAREQAEEALQAKEEASCHLEKTLVTLKDTEAQLEKLTVANSRLGKELNSVMINLARVEQERDALQQENEKQWEEMAQLAQERNSLQQERQELCQELGEATECREFLDQENQMCRTQLLEVEARLNSTLATLQERVLQHQELMESHQHLREEQAALSKELDSTKAELLNLQTKRNKVSWCSTDIMESKMRLQELADCLKAALEEQDDDDAPSRSKAWTPGARTPGWQTPRRAWTPAFRTPAFHTPACHTPHRAGSSFVGSVLKAVAGKDANETSRSGSRVAKDKVASVSKAIDPEDTLLESVKELRAVVSSLAMLSSRIQELEQSEFRALQTEISDLQLRLEKATAESQEKVDAQAATIAQLNKALRTKLENEKELQDVVKQQEEKMWQLIDKSGEVMRLKAEVSELKRLLQRAETEAKVLWEEMRGKEHKGDTAYVQERVMLRREVDKLRLLLVEKEDENIRLTDKHLEQVRGLEMKFHHTQKMLRTHEEMREKIKEVLPALPEAALGCQELQSLLRYLGLKPASKEAAEPL